In Anas platyrhynchos isolate ZD024472 breed Pekin duck chromosome 22, IASCAAS_PekinDuck_T2T, whole genome shotgun sequence, the following proteins share a genomic window:
- the MRPL20 gene encoding large ribosomal subunit protein bL20m translates to MVLLSAPRWLRSRLSDRFWRVQEVLKYARHFRGRKNRCYKLAVRSVRRAFVKSTKARKEKKRLLRALWITRIEAASLEHGLKYPAFIGNLLKSQVELNRKMLADLAIYEPKTFKSLAALAQRRRQEGFLAALGDGKEPEGIFSRIVHHY, encoded by the exons ATGGTGCTGCTGAGCGCGCCTCGCTGGCTCCGCAGCCGCCTGAGCGATCGCTTCTGGAGGGTGCAGGAGGTGCTGAAGTATGCCCGG CATTTTCGTGGAAGGAAGAACCGCTGCTATAAGTTGGCTGTACGAAGTGTTCGGAGAGCTTTTGTGAAGTCTACAAAGGccagaaaagagaagaagaggctgctgAGAGCG CTCTGGATCACTAGGATTGAAGCAGCTTCTCTTGAACATGGTTTGAAATACCCAGCTTTCATAGGCAATCTGCTTAAG TCCCAGGTGGAGCTGAACAGGAAAATGCTTGCTGATCTGGCTATCTATGAGCCAAAGACATTCAAGTCCCTAGCTGCCTTGGCCCAGAGGAGGAGACAAGAAGGCTTCCTTGCTGCCCTCGGAGATGGGAAGGAACCAGAGGGGATATTTTCTCGTATCGTACACCACTATTGA
- the TMEM278 gene encoding transmembrane protein 88B, with protein sequence MSDQETEDFGAESLLDKSKMIPSLPPYDMDDQLLPREPRSTWCCWAWALAIVTMNLLVFFINLLLLLVIFTVVLLPTIVVVYFGFQCHSRVLHSTARYCKTVLDDNSSSALIILGFVIMSPLIVVAMATYCSLARRLRLFMCFQPWSRAVYKGVKWRWYEEGGLCGCARGWNTQVKAWV encoded by the exons ATGTCTGACCAGGAGACCGAGGACTTTGGAGCAGAAAGCCTCTTAGACAAGTCTAAGATGATTCCCAGCCTCCCACCGTATGACATGGATGaccagctgctccccagggagccccgcagcacctggtgctgctgggcttgGGCCCTGGCGATAGTCACCATGAACTTACTAGTCTTCTTCATCAATCTTCTCCTGCTGCTTGTCATCTTCACAGTTGTCTTGCTCCCCACCATTGTGGTGGTTTACTTTGGCTTCCAATGCCACTCTCGG gtgctgcactCCACGGCCCGCTACTGCAAAACCGTCCTGGATGACAACAGCTCTTCTGCCCTCATCATCCTGGGCTTCGTCATCATGTCGCCTCTCATCGTGGTGGCCATGGCCACCTACTGCAGCCTGGCCAGGCGCCTCCGCCTCTTCATGTGCTTCcagccctggagcagggctgtgtaCAAGGGGGTGAAATGGCGCTGGTACGAGGAGGGAGGCCTGTGTGGCTGTGCCAGGGGCTGGAACACCCAGGTCAAGGCCTGGGTATGA